A genomic region of Palaemon carinicauda isolate YSFRI2023 chromosome 22, ASM3689809v2, whole genome shotgun sequence contains the following coding sequences:
- the LOC137616174 gene encoding uncharacterized protein isoform X1, with protein MATRGCKNSPDTFSYVCGYYIGKKQVLHKIVKGAKLWIAYRLYFGMPMGDQDKPWAPHVICGSCRSTLEGWLRGTGRAMPFAIPRVWREPKNHHDDCFFCTVDVTKYRKVKGRQALHYPDIPSSRAPVPHDDCLPVPQPPENVDDGMDISSEGSASSNNQEMEEVFVPRMTLEPHFPNQSELDDLIRDLGLTKSGAELLSSRLKEWNLLGQDCRITGYRKRHEEFEIYYDISDDLCYCKDVTGLFTALGLKHDPTHWRLFIDSSTRSLKAVLLPNGNKYPSLPLAHSVQKKKNYENVRQLLNKINYDEFKWNVCGDFKMLAFLLGLQGGYTKYSCFLCLWDSRADDDHFKKVHWPPRMELQPGMLNVHREPLVDSNKVLLPPLHIKLGLIKQFVKALDFGGEAFQEIRLMFPKLSEAKIKGGIFVGPQVNTMLKSEKLERAMTKIEKEAWCAFRDVVHGFLGNNKDPNYKQLVAKLIENFRKLGCRMSLKIHFLHSHLDFFPENLGDVSEEQGERFHQDIATMERRYHGRWNTAMMGDYIWSLMREDENMHSRKSRSSKHF; from the exons ATGGCTACTAGAGGATGTAAAAATTCTCCAGATACATTTAGCTATGTGTGTGGAtattatattggaaaaaaacaagTATTACATAAAATTGTGAAAGGTGCCAAATTGTGGATAGCGTACAGACTCTATTTCGGAATGCCCATGGGTGATCAGGACAAGCCATGGGCCCCTCATGTGATATGTGGAAGCTGCCGTTCTACTCTAGAAGGATGGCTAAGAGGTACAGGAAGAGCAATGCCTTTTGCCATTCCTAGAGTATGGAGAGAACCGAAGAACCATCACGATGACTGTTTTTTTTGCACGGTTGATGTGACAAAGTACAGAAAAGTGAAAGGAAGACAAGCTCTTCATTATCCAGACATACCATCATCTAGAGCACCTGTCCCACATGATGACTGCTTACCAGTACCACAGCCACCAGAAAAT GTAGATGATGGAATGGATATTTCATCTGAAGGGTCAGCAAGTAGCAACAACCAAGAAATGGAAGAAGTTTTCGTACCAAGAATGACTTTGGAGCCTCATTTTCCAAATCAGAGTGAACTAGATGATTTAATTAGGGACTTAGGTCTTACTAAGTCAGGAGCTGAACTTCTTTCATCAAGGTTGAAGGAATGGAATCTACTAGGACAAGACTGCAGGATAACTGGGTACCGGAAACGACATGAAGAATTTGAAATTTACTATGACATTAGTGATGATCTGTGTTATTGTAAGGATGTAACTGGTTTGTTTACTGCTCTTGGACTCAAGCATGATCCTACACATTGGCGGCTGTTTATTGATAGCTCAACACGAAGTCTCAAAGCAGTATTACTCCCCAATGGAAACAAATATCCATCTTTGCCTCTTGCACACtcagtacaaaagaaaaaaaactatgaaaatgtcAGACAGcttcttaataaaataaattatgatgaATTCAAATGGAATGTTTGTGGGGATTTCAAGATGCTCGCATTTTTGCTTGGTTTGCAAGGGGGATACACAAAGTATTCATGTTTCCTTTGCTTATGGGACAGCAGAGCTGATGATGATCATTTTAAGAAAGTTCATTGGCCCCCACGAATGGAACTGCAGCCGGGAATGTTAAATGTTCACAGAGAGCCCCTAGTAGATTCCAACAAAGTTTTATTGCCCCCACTTCACATTAAACTAGGATTGATTAAACAGTTTGTGAAAGCCTTGGATTTTGGAGGAGAAGCTTTTCAGGAAATTCGCCTTATGTTTCCAAAACTATCTGAGGCTAAGATAAAGGGTGGTATATTCGTTGGACCCCAGGTAAACACAATGTTGAAGTCGGAGAAACTGGAAAGAGCGAtgacaaaaattgaaaaagaagcctGGTGTGCATTTCGTGATGTAGTCCATGGATTCCTAGGAAATAACAAAGATCCTAATTACAAACAACTGGTAGCAAAACTTATTGAGAACTTCAGGAAGCTTGGTTGTCGTATGTCCTTGAAAATTCATTTTTTGCATTCTCACCTTGATTTCTTCCCAGAAAATTTGGGTGATGTCAGTGAAGAGCAGGGTGAAAGATTTCACCAGGACATAGCAACTATGGAAAGAAGATATCATGGACGATGGAATACTGCTATGATGGGAGATTACATATGGTCTCTAATGAGAGAAGATGAAAATATGCACTCTAGAAAATCTCGATCGTCCAAGCACTTCTGA
- the LOC137616174 gene encoding uncharacterized protein isoform X2 encodes MATRGCKNSPDTFSYVCGYYIGKKQVLHKIVKGAKLWIAYRLYFGMPMGDQDKPWAPHVICGSCRSTLEGWLRGTGRAMPFAIPRVWREPKNHHDDCFFCTVDVTKYRKVKGRQALHYPDIPSSRAPVPHDDCLPVPQPPENVNDGMDISSEGSASSNNQEMEEVFVPRMTLEPHFPNQSELDDLIRDLGLTKSGAELLSSRLKEWNLLGQDCRITGYRKRHEEFEIYYDISDDLCYCKDVTGLFTALGLKHDPTHWRLFIDSSTRSLKAVLLPNGNKYPSLPLAHSVQKKKNYENVRQLLNKINYDEFKWNVCGDFKMLAFLLGLQGGYTKYSCFLCLWDSRADDDHFKKVHWPPRMELQPGMLNVHREPLVDSNKVLLPPLHIKLGLIKQFVKALDFGGEAFQEIRLMFPKLSEAKIKGGIFVGPQVNTMLKSEKLERAMTKIEKEAWCAFRDVVHGFLGNNKDPNYKQLVAKLIENFRKLGCRMSLKIHFLHSHLDFFPENLGDVSEEQGERFHQDIATMERRYHGRWNTAMMGDYIWSLMREDENMHSRKSRSSKHF; translated from the exons ATGGCTACTAGAGGATGTAAAAATTCTCCAGATACATTTAGCTATGTGTGTGGAtattatattggaaaaaaacaagTATTACATAAAATTGTGAAAGGTGCCAAATTGTGGATAGCGTACAGACTCTATTTCGGAATGCCCATGGGTGATCAGGACAAGCCATGGGCCCCTCATGTGATATGTGGAAGCTGCCGTTCTACTCTAGAAGGATGGCTAAGAGGTACAGGAAGAGCAATGCCTTTTGCCATTCCTAGAGTATGGAGAGAACCGAAGAACCATCACGATGACTGTTTTTTTTGCACGGTTGATGTGACAAAGTACAGAAAAGTGAAAGGAAGACAAGCTCTTCATTATCCAGACATACCATCATCTAGAGCACCTGTCCCACATGATGACTGCTTACCAGTACCACAGCCACCAGAAAATGTAA ATGATGGAATGGATATTTCATCTGAAGGGTCAGCAAGTAGCAACAACCAAGAAATGGAAGAAGTTTTCGTACCAAGAATGACTTTGGAGCCTCATTTTCCAAATCAGAGTGAACTAGATGATTTAATTAGGGACTTAGGTCTTACTAAGTCAGGAGCTGAACTTCTTTCATCAAGGTTGAAGGAATGGAATCTACTAGGACAAGACTGCAGGATAACTGGGTACCGGAAACGACATGAAGAATTTGAAATTTACTATGACATTAGTGATGATCTGTGTTATTGTAAGGATGTAACTGGTTTGTTTACTGCTCTTGGACTCAAGCATGATCCTACACATTGGCGGCTGTTTATTGATAGCTCAACACGAAGTCTCAAAGCAGTATTACTCCCCAATGGAAACAAATATCCATCTTTGCCTCTTGCACACtcagtacaaaagaaaaaaaactatgaaaatgtcAGACAGcttcttaataaaataaattatgatgaATTCAAATGGAATGTTTGTGGGGATTTCAAGATGCTCGCATTTTTGCTTGGTTTGCAAGGGGGATACACAAAGTATTCATGTTTCCTTTGCTTATGGGACAGCAGAGCTGATGATGATCATTTTAAGAAAGTTCATTGGCCCCCACGAATGGAACTGCAGCCGGGAATGTTAAATGTTCACAGAGAGCCCCTAGTAGATTCCAACAAAGTTTTATTGCCCCCACTTCACATTAAACTAGGATTGATTAAACAGTTTGTGAAAGCCTTGGATTTTGGAGGAGAAGCTTTTCAGGAAATTCGCCTTATGTTTCCAAAACTATCTGAGGCTAAGATAAAGGGTGGTATATTCGTTGGACCCCAGGTAAACACAATGTTGAAGTCGGAGAAACTGGAAAGAGCGAtgacaaaaattgaaaaagaagcctGGTGTGCATTTCGTGATGTAGTCCATGGATTCCTAGGAAATAACAAAGATCCTAATTACAAACAACTGGTAGCAAAACTTATTGAGAACTTCAGGAAGCTTGGTTGTCGTATGTCCTTGAAAATTCATTTTTTGCATTCTCACCTTGATTTCTTCCCAGAAAATTTGGGTGATGTCAGTGAAGAGCAGGGTGAAAGATTTCACCAGGACATAGCAACTATGGAAAGAAGATATCATGGACGATGGAATACTGCTATGATGGGAGATTACATATGGTCTCTAATGAGAGAAGATGAAAATATGCACTCTAGAAAATCTCGATCGTCCAAGCACTTCTGA